One genomic segment of Helianthus annuus cultivar XRQ/B chromosome 14, HanXRQr2.0-SUNRISE, whole genome shotgun sequence includes these proteins:
- the LOC110904003 gene encoding protein FAR1-RELATED SEQUENCE 5 isoform X1 has protein sequence MSANEGPSVQAANITEVNGESSVQPITDQNDEAVTPNFYHSPRGTKYWIPNVPTPLKPATGMVFGRWEDAVTLYQDYAQRAGFDIRLSTVARYKGVITHRYIVCSRFGNPNSNTGDSMDVTPASSKQRNSSFKVTDCQACIKLKPVKGTEGYSIYKFIEPHNHGLVDVDNMDLTRGRRQLTFTEQEFIHKAQTSGFGATVSHRMQASLKGGEHLVRGTKTDHKNFARDIREFIGERDAQMVIDKLNGNMLHLENFYFNHTVVNGELRSLFWVDDICKCNYNAFGDVVAFDATYDTNKYNMIFVPFTGVDNHQKCVTFGAGLLYNETIESFTWLLDSFLKAHVKHPRLVLTDQDAAMKQAVSSVFTESTHRLCMWHVTKKLPAKVCGDKLENTDLRSRIHKLVWNVFIKPSTFESRWKDLMDEFDLGDNNWLNDMFEIRDQWVPAYFRDLPMCCLMKTTSRCESSNSLFKVYSSSGNTLVQFMLCYENTLNAQRFEHRRLQYETTTTSPKMLTSLPIERHASYIYTHNLFKEVQKEIHKGLYSCGLDRVETVDGCRISFVNHHDKSKGLVGEFKVTFTLNDGTIECSCRGFTRIGYLCRHIFCVFRNMNIDVIPDQYVASRWRHDVLPPKIFSIDARYLGGRDEKTIKRQEATTLFNECADRVRGDLENLIDFVEDMRMLKEKIYQAIPEKPAYNSKAVVISDLTGYSEPESVTATAPKGIRNKGCGTSRRLIGPGEKAVERSQKPKRLCRTCFTYTTHDSRNCKAKDPKGKKKAKKSSNSKGKGAQDDA, from the exons ATGTCTGCCAATGAAGGGCCTAGTGTTCAAGCTGCTAACATTACCGAAG TGAATGGAGAGTCAAGTGTTCAACCTATTACGGACCAAAATG ATGAGGCTGTGACCCCCAACTTCTATCACTCACCACGTGGGACCAAGTATTGGATTCCTAATGTTCCTACACCTTTGAAACCTGCTACCGGAATGGTGTTTGGGAGATGGGAAGACGCTGTTACCTTGTACCAAGATTATGCACAAAGGGCTGGCTTTGACATCAGGTTATCAACTGTTGCACGTTATAAGGGTGTCATAACACACAGGTACATTGTATGCAGCAGATTCGGTAATCCGAACTCTAATACTGGTGACTCCATGGATGTAACACCAGCATCATCCAAGCAACGTAATAGCAGTTTTAAGGTCACTGATTGCCAGGCATGCATAAAACTTAAACCAGTTAAAGGTACTGAGGGGTATAGTATTTATAAGTTCATTGAGCCCCATAACCATGGTCTTGTTGATGTGGACAACATGGATTTAACAAGAGGGAGAAGACAATTAACGTTTACGGAGCAGGAGTTTATTCACAAAGCTCAAACATCTGGGTTTGGTGCAACTGTATCGCACCGGATGCAAGCCTCTTTAAAGGGTGGCGAACACTTGGTAAGAGGTACAAAAACTGACCACAAGAACTTTGCTCGAGATATTAGGGAGTTTATCGGTGAAAGAGATGCGCAAATGGTCATCGATAAGCTGAATGGTAACATGCTTCACTTGGAGAACTTTTATTTCAATCACACCGTAGTGAATGGTGAGCTAAGATCACTTTTTTGGGTGGATGATATATGCAAGTGTAACTACAATGCGTTTGGTGATGTGGTTGCTTTTGATGCTACGTACGATACAAACAA ATATAACATGATATTTGTTCCGTTCACTGGTGTCGACAACCACCAAAAATGTGTTACGTTTGGGGCTGGGTTGCTTTACAACGAAACAATTGAGTCGTTCACGTGGTTACTGGATTCATTCCTTAAGGCCCACGTCAAGCATCCACGGTTAGTGTTAACGGATCAGGATGCGGCCATGAAACAAGCGGTTTCCTCTGTTTTTACAGAATCAACACACCGTCTTTGCATGTGGCATGTCACAAAGAAACTACCAGCAAAG GTTTGTGGTGACAAGTTGGAGAACACCGACCTTCGGTCGCGTATTCACAAACTTGTATGGAACGTGTTCATAAAACCTTCCACGTTCGAGTCGAGATGGAAAGACCTAATGGACGAGTTCGATTTAGGTGACAACAATTGGCTGAATGACATGTTCGAAATAAGGGATCAATGGGTGCCGGCTTATTTCAGAGATTTACCAATGTGTTGTCTGATGAAAACAACATCGAGATGCGAGAGCTCAAATTCATTATTCAAAGTATATTCCTCATCAGGCAACACACTTGTCCAGTTTATGCTATGTTATGAAAACACACTGAATGCTCAACGCTTCGAACACCGTCGTCTCCAATACGAAACTACGACAACGTCACCAAAAATGTTGACAAGCCTACCAATTGAACGTCATGCTTCATATATATACACGCACAACCTTTTCAAAGAAGTTCAAAAGGAAATCCATAAAGGGTTATATTCGTGTGGTCTTGATCGCGTAGAAACAGTTGATGGTTGTAGGATTAGCTTTGTTAATCATCATGACAAAAGCAAGGGGTTAGTTGGGGAGTTTAAG GTTACTTTCACTCTGAACGATGGTACCATCGAATGTTCATGTAGGGGGTTCACACGCATTGGGTACCTGTGTAGGCACATTTTTTGTGTCTTTAGGAACATGAATATTGATGTCATCCCAGACCAGTATGTTGCATCGCGCTGGAGGCATGATGTACTACCACCTAAAATCTTCAGTATTGATGCTAGGTACTTAGGTGGTAGAGACGAAAAAACAATCAAAAGACAGGAGGCAACAACTTTATTCAATGAATGTGCTGACCGGGTCCGTGGCGACCTCGAGAATCTGATTGATTTTGTGGAGGACATGAGGATGCTAAAGGAAAAAATATACCAAGCAATTCCAGAGAAGCCTGCGTACAATAGTAAGGCTGTAGTCATATCAGACTTGACCGGTTACTCTGAACCAGAGTCCGTTACAGCCACAGCCCCTAAGGGAATACGGAACAAAGGTTGTGGTACTAGTCGCCGTTTGATTGGACCGGGGGAAAAAGCGGTGGAACGAAGCCAAAAGCCAAAAAGGTTATGTCGCACGTGCTTTACCTATACAACACACGACTCTCGCAACTGCAAAGCCAAGGATCCAAAGGGTAAAAAGAAAGCGAAAAAGTCTTCCAATTCAAAAGGCAAGGGGGCGCAGGACGATGCTTGA
- the LOC110904005 gene encoding uncharacterized protein LOC110904005: MYEIRKSPRIGNIKSASVNVDKASKKIVDVHEAGMLGKRHHSGNLINGNRPSKGVLQKAAPASDGMVEDDDFVETVPKMLVPKHEKPKLIDRKKKGEINIGGEYPHKIRTRSSPKSLYEALQKLSTEQKDCVRHMGFGKMLSFTVDGIPGQLGHYVVDNLDTNRMCIKLERGSIDITKEAIHQLVGVPNGGVWMNNIDDKRADKAMSKLWRAHYPRDEVSPGDIAKRLETHKVADWMFRVDFLQLFSSIMINCQKNGKCKMCLLPYFTEERDISELDWCSLIYKTIAECKDDWVRDDRKSYFAGPLTILTLLYVDCTNCSGLPLERRKIALADWDMNKLKQRQHAEIQCGGFGRGETRKIFVECGAGTAQVSEAKSEGQVTEEHYIRMNQLGCRSAQVLGYVSKLNDLMSAMSRYKMEFEMVIKEALGSNPQNSDIINISSKYDDLFSVRPDGNKSNEVRNESISKGKELMGVDEEPLSQFWTDPTSFDNICKTVDSLVQKHLNSGNGFFDGTCEPSFSLGLTQGDVMCDADFITPTRGQHQSVESEDDDHIPLSVVMARLSKDAAKREKSKRITRVSNLLRSPYKNRVVDINNPEHKEEEKVWEYLWRISGEQGEVIFSTRDGRVGVRGLFESLQPNAVVENNVIDCWSIVLNHEEGARSPDSEYRLFIGCSVLLSELGVGFSRIEDNRAVAKIKRSIFLTVNGDKSLMNLATYDLVFFPIQLAMHYFLVCFDLKNPTIFVVDSIDMKTKKRLKKAERELDEKHVQDMNEKVLKVRHHFANYLQSVGHVKTSVIRAQTPKWVKLRWATYGNYVESGIYMMRHMETYMVKRERNFECGFALGGAKQKQQLLSLKKKYAAKILLSDANILRGDIAKVIEEQGTVK; the protein is encoded by the exons ATGTATGAAA TTCGGAAAAGCCCAAGGATTGGAAACATCAAATCTGCCAGTGTGAACGTGGACAAGGCATCAAAAAAAATTG TGGATGTTCATGAAGCCGGTATGTTAGGAAAGAGGCACCACTCGGGAAATCTGATTAATGGTAATAGGCCTTCAAAAG GTGTCCTTCAGAAGGCTGCACCTGCGTCAGACGGTATGGTGgaagatgatgattttgttgaaACCGTCCCCAAGATGTTAGTACCAAAACATGAAAAGCCAAAGTTAATAGACAGGAAGAAAAAGGGTGAAATAAATATTGGTGGAGAGTACCCTCATAAGATACGGACGAGATCATCACCTAAGTCGCTTTATGAAGCTCTTCAAAAGTTGTCTACGGAGCAAAAAGATTGTGTAAGACATATGGGgtttgggaagatgttgtcgttTACCGTTGACGGTATACCTGGACAGCTGGGACACTACGTCGTGGACAATTTGGATACAAATAGGATGTGTATTAAATTGGAGAGGGGGTCGATTGATATTACCAAAGAGGCGATACATCAGTTAGTTGGTGTTCCCAATGGTGGGGTGTGGATGAATAATATTGATGATAAGAGAGCTGATAAAGCAATGAGCAAACTATGGAGAGCTCACTATCCGAGGGATGAGGTGAGCCCCGGTGATATTGCTAAGCGACTAGAAACACACAAAGTTGCTGATTGGATGTTTAGGGTTGATTTTCTGCAGCTGTTCTCAAGCATAATGATTAACTGCCAGAAAAACGGGAAATGCAAGATGTGCCTCCTCCCCTACTTCACGGAGGAAAGAGATATTAGTGAACTAGATTGGTGTTCTCTTATATACAAGACAATAGCTGAGTGTAAGGACGATTGGGTACGGGACGATCGAAAAAGTTATTTCGCTGGTCCTCTTACAATTCTGACG CTGTTATATGTTGATTGCACAAATTGTTCTGGGTTGCCGCTTGAAAGACGAAAGATTGCATTGGCTGATTGGGATATGAATAAACTTAAACAAAGACAACATGCTGAAATACAGTGTGGAGGATTTGGGAGAGGAGAAACCAGGAAGATATTTGTTGAATGTGGAGCAGGCACTGCTCAAGTATCTGAAGCGAAATCAGAGGGACAGGTTACTGAAGAACATTATATTCGTATGAATCAGTTAGGCTGTAGATCAGCCCAAGTGTTG GGGTATGTGTCAAAGTTGAATGATCTCATGTCGGCTATGTCTCGGTACAAGATGGAGTTTGAGATGGTCATAAAGGAAGCCTTAGGATCTAATCCACAAAATTCAGACATCATAAATATATCATCTAAATACGATGATTTGTTTTCTGTGAGACCCGATGGAAATAAATCCAATGAAGTTAGAAATGAGTCTATATCCAAAGGGAAGGAGCTGATGGGGGTTGATGAAGAACCATTATCACAGTTCTGGACCGACCCAACATCTTTTGACAACATTTGCAAAACTGTTGACAGTCTGGTGCAGAAACACCTCAATAGTGGAAATGGATTTTTTGATGGGACATGTGAACCTTCCTTCAGCCTTGGACTTACGCAGGGGGATGTAATGTGTGATGCTGATTTCATCACACCAACGCGTGGGCAACACCAAAGTGTGGAAAGTGAAGATGATGACCATATACCTTTGAGTGTTGTTATGGCACGGCTCAGTAAGGATGCAGCTAAACGTGAGAAATCAAAACGGATCACACGTGTAAGCAACTTACTGAGGTCGCCATATAAGAATAGGGTTGTTGATATCAACAACCCTGAGcataaagaagaagaaaaagtgtgGGAGTATCTGTGGCGTATATCAGGAGAGCAAGG GGAGGTGATTTTCTCCACAAGGGATGGACGTGTTGGAGTCCGTGGTTTGTTTGAGAGCTTGCAGCCAAATGCGGTGGTTGAAAACAATGTCATTGATTGTTGGTCGATTGTTTTGAACCACGAGGAGGGTGCGCGAAGCCCGGATTCAGAATACAGACTCTTTATAGGATGCTCTGTTCTT CTAAGTGAACTTGGGGTGGGATTCAGTAGAATTGAAGATAATAGAGCTGTTGCTAAGATAAAACGAAGTATCTTCCTAACTGTGAATGGAGACAAATCACTAATGAACCTAGCTACCTATGACTTAGTTTTCTTCCCGATCCAGTTGGCGATGCATTATTTCCTGGTTTGTTTTGATCTGAAGAATCCTACAATTTTCGTTGTTGACAGCATTGATATGAAAAccaaaaaaagattaaaaaaggCTGAGAGGGAACTAGATGAGAAGCATGTGCAGGACATGAATGAGAAAGTTTTGAAAGTG AGACATCATTTTGCGAATTATCTACAATCGGTGGGACATGTGAAGACAAGTGTCATTAGAGCCCAGACACCCAAATGGGTGAAATTAAGGTGGGCAACATACGGCAACTATGTAGAGTCCGGTATCTACATGATGCGGCATATGGAGACCTACATGGTCAAGAGAGAAAGAAATTTCGAATGTGGCTTCGCTTTGGGGGGTGCTAAACAAAAGCAACAACTGCTAAGTTTGAAAAAGAAGTATGCGGCGAAGATCCTTTTGTCAGATGCTAACATTCTACGCGGTGACATTGCGAAGGTTATTGAAGAACAAGGAACCGTGAAGTAG
- the LOC110904003 gene encoding protein FAR1-RELATED SEQUENCE 5 isoform X2, producing MVFGRWEDAVTLYQDYAQRAGFDIRLSTVARYKGVITHRYIVCSRFGNPNSNTGDSMDVTPASSKQRNSSFKVTDCQACIKLKPVKGTEGYSIYKFIEPHNHGLVDVDNMDLTRGRRQLTFTEQEFIHKAQTSGFGATVSHRMQASLKGGEHLVRGTKTDHKNFARDIREFIGERDAQMVIDKLNGNMLHLENFYFNHTVVNGELRSLFWVDDICKCNYNAFGDVVAFDATYDTNKYNMIFVPFTGVDNHQKCVTFGAGLLYNETIESFTWLLDSFLKAHVKHPRLVLTDQDAAMKQAVSSVFTESTHRLCMWHVTKKLPAKVCGDKLENTDLRSRIHKLVWNVFIKPSTFESRWKDLMDEFDLGDNNWLNDMFEIRDQWVPAYFRDLPMCCLMKTTSRCESSNSLFKVYSSSGNTLVQFMLCYENTLNAQRFEHRRLQYETTTTSPKMLTSLPIERHASYIYTHNLFKEVQKEIHKGLYSCGLDRVETVDGCRISFVNHHDKSKGLVGEFKVTFTLNDGTIECSCRGFTRIGYLCRHIFCVFRNMNIDVIPDQYVASRWRHDVLPPKIFSIDARYLGGRDEKTIKRQEATTLFNECADRVRGDLENLIDFVEDMRMLKEKIYQAIPEKPAYNSKAVVISDLTGYSEPESVTATAPKGIRNKGCGTSRRLIGPGEKAVERSQKPKRLCRTCFTYTTHDSRNCKAKDPKGKKKAKKSSNSKGKGAQDDA from the exons ATGGTGTTTGGGAGATGGGAAGACGCTGTTACCTTGTACCAAGATTATGCACAAAGGGCTGGCTTTGACATCAGGTTATCAACTGTTGCACGTTATAAGGGTGTCATAACACACAGGTACATTGTATGCAGCAGATTCGGTAATCCGAACTCTAATACTGGTGACTCCATGGATGTAACACCAGCATCATCCAAGCAACGTAATAGCAGTTTTAAGGTCACTGATTGCCAGGCATGCATAAAACTTAAACCAGTTAAAGGTACTGAGGGGTATAGTATTTATAAGTTCATTGAGCCCCATAACCATGGTCTTGTTGATGTGGACAACATGGATTTAACAAGAGGGAGAAGACAATTAACGTTTACGGAGCAGGAGTTTATTCACAAAGCTCAAACATCTGGGTTTGGTGCAACTGTATCGCACCGGATGCAAGCCTCTTTAAAGGGTGGCGAACACTTGGTAAGAGGTACAAAAACTGACCACAAGAACTTTGCTCGAGATATTAGGGAGTTTATCGGTGAAAGAGATGCGCAAATGGTCATCGATAAGCTGAATGGTAACATGCTTCACTTGGAGAACTTTTATTTCAATCACACCGTAGTGAATGGTGAGCTAAGATCACTTTTTTGGGTGGATGATATATGCAAGTGTAACTACAATGCGTTTGGTGATGTGGTTGCTTTTGATGCTACGTACGATACAAACAA ATATAACATGATATTTGTTCCGTTCACTGGTGTCGACAACCACCAAAAATGTGTTACGTTTGGGGCTGGGTTGCTTTACAACGAAACAATTGAGTCGTTCACGTGGTTACTGGATTCATTCCTTAAGGCCCACGTCAAGCATCCACGGTTAGTGTTAACGGATCAGGATGCGGCCATGAAACAAGCGGTTTCCTCTGTTTTTACAGAATCAACACACCGTCTTTGCATGTGGCATGTCACAAAGAAACTACCAGCAAAG GTTTGTGGTGACAAGTTGGAGAACACCGACCTTCGGTCGCGTATTCACAAACTTGTATGGAACGTGTTCATAAAACCTTCCACGTTCGAGTCGAGATGGAAAGACCTAATGGACGAGTTCGATTTAGGTGACAACAATTGGCTGAATGACATGTTCGAAATAAGGGATCAATGGGTGCCGGCTTATTTCAGAGATTTACCAATGTGTTGTCTGATGAAAACAACATCGAGATGCGAGAGCTCAAATTCATTATTCAAAGTATATTCCTCATCAGGCAACACACTTGTCCAGTTTATGCTATGTTATGAAAACACACTGAATGCTCAACGCTTCGAACACCGTCGTCTCCAATACGAAACTACGACAACGTCACCAAAAATGTTGACAAGCCTACCAATTGAACGTCATGCTTCATATATATACACGCACAACCTTTTCAAAGAAGTTCAAAAGGAAATCCATAAAGGGTTATATTCGTGTGGTCTTGATCGCGTAGAAACAGTTGATGGTTGTAGGATTAGCTTTGTTAATCATCATGACAAAAGCAAGGGGTTAGTTGGGGAGTTTAAG GTTACTTTCACTCTGAACGATGGTACCATCGAATGTTCATGTAGGGGGTTCACACGCATTGGGTACCTGTGTAGGCACATTTTTTGTGTCTTTAGGAACATGAATATTGATGTCATCCCAGACCAGTATGTTGCATCGCGCTGGAGGCATGATGTACTACCACCTAAAATCTTCAGTATTGATGCTAGGTACTTAGGTGGTAGAGACGAAAAAACAATCAAAAGACAGGAGGCAACAACTTTATTCAATGAATGTGCTGACCGGGTCCGTGGCGACCTCGAGAATCTGATTGATTTTGTGGAGGACATGAGGATGCTAAAGGAAAAAATATACCAAGCAATTCCAGAGAAGCCTGCGTACAATAGTAAGGCTGTAGTCATATCAGACTTGACCGGTTACTCTGAACCAGAGTCCGTTACAGCCACAGCCCCTAAGGGAATACGGAACAAAGGTTGTGGTACTAGTCGCCGTTTGATTGGACCGGGGGAAAAAGCGGTGGAACGAAGCCAAAAGCCAAAAAGGTTATGTCGCACGTGCTTTACCTATACAACACACGACTCTCGCAACTGCAAAGCCAAGGATCCAAAGGGTAAAAAGAAAGCGAAAAAGTCTTCCAATTCAAAAGGCAAGGGGGCGCAGGACGATGCTTGA